From the Telopea speciosissima isolate NSW1024214 ecotype Mountain lineage chromosome 9, Tspe_v1, whole genome shotgun sequence genome, the window AATCATATCGCTTTGTTCttaaggttttaaaattttttatttttacaaagAATAATACACATATTAAAACTTTAATTCTCTTTAAAatatggaaaagaaagaaagagaaattccAATCCTAATTAAAATCaataccccccccccttctatctGTCCAATCAACCCCTGAAAATGTCAACCAGATTCCGGTTGTTTCTACCGTACACCCaatgggttttatataaataaagctCAAGATGAGAATCATTTTCATCTCTTTCAGTTTTTAGCTCTTGAAACCAGTTCTTCTTTTAAACTCTTCTTGAGAGTGAGAAACAAAGATAGATATAGCCATGGGAGACGAATTTCAGGCAGGACTTTGCAGTGGAAATTGGTGGAATCAAACTAAAAGTGGAGTGAGTATGGGTTCATGTTCATCACCATGTTCCACGGCACTCAATGATATAGGAAGCAGCTTTGGATGGGCAAGTGAAGCAAGATCTTCTTGTGAGGAAACAACAGCTTCTGTTTCTGATAGTTCCATGGTTTTCCAACAAACCCAGAAGACACAAGCTTCTGATACTGtcgttggtggtggtggtggtggtggtggtggtggtggcagtggcatCTTGTTGGATTCCACGTTTCAAATGATGGGTTTTGGACCTTCATCCCTCACCATGGATTGGAACCAATCTTTACTGTAAGTCACCAACTCTTTGCCCCCTTTAATTATGGCCTTTGTATTGAATTAAAGCTaccaaattaaaattgaattagatTCTTATTGTTATCACATATGGTTCTGCAGTAGAGGTAGTGGAAGAGTTGCAGAGACTACTAATTTCAATTCCATGCTTCAAGTTCAAGATGACTTAAGTTCAAGACCCAATTTTAGGGCAGAAACAGGAATGGAATCTCCACCGGTTCAGAGTTTCTccggtggtgttggtggtggtggtggtgaagattCCATCTTGAGTACAGTGAGCAGCCAGGGTATACCCACTGGTTTTCCTTCTTATGCATGCAATTCATCTTCTTTATTGCAAGGCTTATTTGATACACAAGAGACccaaatccatcatcatcatcatcaaaggtTTCCCTTCGAAACTAATCCATCTCCAAACTACCGCATTAACACCGGTGAATTCTCATCATCGTTGTCATCGCCGTCGCCATCTCCGTCACCGTCTTGGCCCAAATTCCCAGACTTTCTGAAAAGTTCAGCACCCAAGCAAAAGCAGCAGCACCACCTCCTCCAACCCTCAACTAATCAATTGCACTTCTCCAACAACACTCCTTTTTGGAATGCATCCGTAGCTTCGATGAACGATGCTCGGTCCACCTTCTTTCCTTCGCCGGAGACACAGTATCTCACACCAATGTTTGAGATGAAACCCAATTGCAGGAGTAACCTCAACACCACAAAGGTAAGTAATAATCTTATATCGGATGTGAGTAGTTAGATGTAAAGGCTAGTTTTTAAAGATGAGTTCTACTCAAATTCCAAATTCCAACTTCCAACGTTTATATGAATGCTATTATAAATCACtcttacatttttttatttttaatttttttaatttttaatagtCTGGCATAGAAGAAGTTCGTGATTCAGGGTCAGTGGTGAAGAAAAACAGCAATGAACCACCGTACAAAAGGCCTCGGATTGAGACACCATCGCCATTACCAACTTTTAAGGTATGAAATAGAACCTAACAACCTTTTCAGTTTTCAGTGGAAGAGTACTGCTTCTCGAGCTTTGAGCtcttaaaaatattattttactttttaaaaagtTTAATTTTAAATAGAGATGGatggaaaatttgaaaattctggttttgttTAGAACGATATTTAATCCCCGGTAGTTTCTTATTGCTCGAGACTCAATAACTCATCTGATATCTCTTTTATATTAGGTTCGAAAAGAGAAATTAGGAGATCGAATCACTGCACTCCAACAACTGGTTTCACCTTTCGGAAAGGTGAATTTCTAATAGAAATTTATACTTGGTTCTTGTAATTCTGTAATGTTAAAGCTTATTTCTGGTTGTTCATCTTGAATTAATTCTTGTTCGCAGACTGATACGGCATCTGTGCTCTTAGAAGCTATTGAGTACATCAAATTCCTCCATGATCAAGTCAGCGTAAGTTGCATTCTCACCTCTAGATGGATTTATTTCTACCAAACTTGGAGTTTAGATTAATTGATTACTAATACAAGGTTTTCTTACCATAATTTCAGGTTTTAAGCACACCATATTTGAAGAATGGAGCTCCCATTCAACACCACCAGCAGGTACAAataaatttctttcttcttaaaaatcaaaagatgaaaaagaaagtaaattCTGGGTTTTAGGGACTTGGGTCCAACtttttcttaaaagaaaaacagTGCCTAAGTACCTATAAGTCTACTATTCACatccgatgtgggattattacttCTCTATCTTTGCGTGAAACCCCAATATTGACTGAATTTGTCGTTGTTGCAGAGTTTTGATAAATCGAAAGATGGTGAAGGACCCAAACAAGATCTAAGGAGCCGTGGACTATGTCTAGTTCCAATTTCAAGTACCTTTCCAGTTACAAATGAAACTGCAGCTGATTTCTGGACTCCAACCTTCGGAGGAACTTACAGGTAGAGGGGGACACAAGCTAACCGATGAGGTCGCGTTGCGAGGAGCGTGAGTTTTTCCTGCAATTAGGATCGATGAGTACACCAGAACGTACCCAAGTCAAGTTGGGAATGATAAGAGATTAAGACCACTGAAGgaatgaaggaaagaaagaaaataaagattaaagaaaggaaagagaaagacaagagaaaaaaaggaagtgaCCCTTCAAGGACTGGCAATGTTGGGACAACTACACAGGCAGCTGAATGATGTAGGGGCCTAGGGGGTGGGCAAAGAAAAGGGGCCATTGGAAGAGAATATAGAGTTGTAATAATCAAAAGTAGTATAAGAAGAGGTGGATTAGGGATGGGAACAGGTGCTAAATTTAGCGGAAATTTAGATTAAATTTAAGGGGAAGATATGTTGTTGGTAGCTGAATTTAGCAGAAAAAGAGGAAGGGATAAAGGGTATTTGTTCCTGTTTctataattaatatatataaatatatatatgttgtataGTAGGAGTATTGGAGGTATGGcaccatcttttattttattaagtgaaagagagagagagagagagagag encodes:
- the LOC122639473 gene encoding transcription factor bHLH112-like isoform X2; protein product: MGDEFQAGLCSGNWWNQTKSGVSMGSCSSPCSTALNDIGSSFGWASEARSSCEETTASVSDSSMVFQQTQKTQASDTVVGGGGGGGGGGGSGILLDSTFQMMGFGPSSLTMDWNQSLLRGSGRVAETTNFNSMLQVQDDLSSRPNFRAETGMESPPVQSFSGGVGGGGGEDSILSTVSSQGIPTGFPSYACNSSSLLQGLFDTQETQIHHHHHQRFPFETNPSPNYRINTGEFSSSLSSPSPSPSPSWPKFPDFLKSSAPKQKQQHHLLQPSTNQLHFSNNTPFWNASVASMNDARSTFFPSPETQYLTPMFEMKPNCRSNLNTTKSGIEEVRDSGSVVKKNSNEPPYKRPRIETPSPLPTFKVRKEKLGDRITALQQLVSPFGKTDTASVLLEAIEYIKFLHDQVSVLSTPYLKNGAPIQHQQSFDKSKDGEGPKQDLRSRGLCLVPISSTFPVTNETAADFWTPTFGGTYR
- the LOC122639473 gene encoding transcription factor bHLH112-like isoform X1, with protein sequence MGDEFQAGLCSGNWWNQTKSGVSMGSCSSPCSTALNDIGSSFGWASEARSSCEETTASVSDSSMVFQQTQKTQASDTVVGGGGGGGGGGGSGILLDSTFQMMGFGPSSLTMDWNQSLLRGSGRVAETTNFNSMLQVQDDLSSRPNFRAETGMESPPVQSFSGGVGGGGGEDSILSTVSSQGIPTGFPSYACNSSSLLQGLFDTQETQIHHHHHQRFPFETNPSPNYRINTGEFSSSLSSPSPSPSPSWPKFPDFLKSSAPKQKQQHHLLQPSTNQLHFSNNTPFWNASVASMNDARSTFFPSPETQYLTPMFEMKPNCRSNLNTTKSGIEEVRDSGSVVKKNSNEPPYKRPRIETPSPLPTFKVRKEKLGDRITALQQLVSPFGKTDTASVLLEAIEYIKFLHDQVSVLSTPYLKNGAPIQHHQQSFDKSKDGEGPKQDLRSRGLCLVPISSTFPVTNETAADFWTPTFGGTYR